In Paenibacillus hexagrammi, the following are encoded in one genomic region:
- a CDS encoding DUF2161 domain-containing phosphodiesterase, which produces MAIQRETELYAPIKQYFEQLGYSVKGEVKHCDLVAMRGDEPPVIVELKKSLNIPLLVQGIDRLKLTNQVYVAFELPNKGKAPHRLHWDDIRRLCRMLGLGIITVQFYKRKKPAVEIVCEPIPYTLRHNKRAANQVVHEFRERSGDYNIGGSTQQKLMTAYREKSLHCAYLIHTLGPLSPRKLRELTGIPIISGLLQKNFYRWFVRVSRGVYALSDLGQQALEANEKIISVFAMQQAKQLEVNSETIDL; this is translated from the coding sequence ATGGCCATACAACGCGAGACCGAGCTGTATGCTCCAATTAAACAATATTTCGAACAACTCGGTTACAGCGTGAAAGGTGAAGTGAAGCACTGTGACCTGGTTGCGATGCGGGGGGACGAACCTCCGGTGATCGTCGAGTTGAAAAAGAGTCTGAACATTCCTCTTCTCGTTCAAGGCATAGACCGTTTAAAGCTAACCAATCAGGTATATGTTGCCTTTGAGCTTCCTAATAAAGGAAAAGCACCTCATCGACTGCATTGGGACGATATCAGACGTCTCTGCCGCATGCTGGGCCTAGGAATCATTACCGTACAATTCTATAAACGCAAAAAACCCGCAGTCGAAATCGTCTGCGAGCCAATCCCTTACACGCTGCGCCATAATAAACGAGCTGCCAATCAAGTCGTTCATGAGTTTCGCGAACGAAGCGGCGACTACAACATAGGAGGCAGCACCCAGCAGAAGCTGATGACCGCCTACCGGGAGAAGTCCCTTCATTGCGCTTATCTGATTCACACACTTGGGCCGCTCAGTCCCCGTAAACTGCGTGAGCTCACAGGAATTCCCATCATCAGCGGTCTACTACAAAAAAACTTTTATCGCTGGTTTGTACGTGTAAGCCGGGGCGTATATGCGCTTAGCGATCTAGGCCAACAAGCGCTCGAAGCTAACGAGAAAATTATATCTGTTTTCGCGATGCAGCAAGCCAAGCAACTGGAAGTAAACTCCGAAACCATTGATCTTTAG